One Pseudomonas sp. B21_DOA genomic window, ACCGACGTCCAAGGCGGGAGCCTCCTGATGTTGTAAGAATATTGAGCGTTATCATGGCGACAGCGTTCAGTATTTACAACACTTGGCCCCCGCAGCGGCGTCAACCCTCGGAATAGAGCCTTGGCACCCGTTTCAGGTTGCAGAAGATCTGATACGGGATGGTATCGGCCCACTTTGCCACGTCGCTGGCGAGGATGTTTTTACCCCACAGCTCGACAGTTGAACCAAGCCCCGCTTCCGCTACGTCGGTCAGATCGATGCAGAGCATGTCCATCGACACGCGCCCCAGCAGGCGACTGGATTTGCCGGCCACCAGTACCGGCGTGCCGGTCGGCGCCTGGCGCGGGTAGCCGTCGGCGTACCCCATGGCGACCACACCGATGCGCATCGGCTTGTCGGTGATGAATCTGGCGCCATAGCCGATCGGTTCGCCGGCCGGCAATTCACGCACACTGATGACTTTCGATTCGAGGGTCATCACTGGTTGCAGGCGTTCAGCGACGGCGTTGGCTTCTTCGAACGGGGTCGCGCCGTAGAGCATGATGCCCGGGCGGACCCAATCGCTTTGGATTTCTGGCCAACCGAGCACGGCTGGCGAGTTGCGCAGGCTGACTTCCGCCGCCAGCCCTTGACGCGCCGCTTCGAACACCGCGACCTGCTCGGCGCTGCTTTGCGCGTGCAATTCATCGGCGCGGGCGAAGTGGCTCATCAACACGATTTTCGCCACCTTGCCGCTGGCCAGCAGACGTTGATATGCCGCAGGGTAGTCTTTCGGATGCAGACCGACGCGGTGCATGCCGGAATCTAGCTTCAGCCAAACAGTAATCGGCTTGCTCAGCGCTGCCTGTTCGATCGCTTCGAGCTGCCACAGCGAATGCACCACGCACCAGAAATCATGCTCGACGATCAACGCCAGCTCGTCGGCTTCGAAGAAGCCTTCCAGCAGCAATACCGGCGCGCGAATCCCAGCGGAACGCAGCTCCAGTGCTTCTTCAATGCAGGCCACCGCAAATCCGTCAGCCTCGGCTTCCAGCGCCTGGGCGCAACGCACCGCGCCATGGCCATAGGCGTCCGCCTTGATCACCGCGAGCGCCTTGGCGCCGGTGACTTCACGGGCAATTCGGTAGTTGTGACGCAGGGCTTGAAGGTCGATCAGGGCACGGGCAGGACGCATGGCGGCAGACTTCTGGGCGGTCATGGGAAGAAAAACCGGCGCTGACTGACGGCGTGAACCGCCAACAGCACCGGGAGAGGGATCTTGGAACCGTTATGGCAGCGCGGCGACGATGGAGATCTCCACCAGAATGCTCGGCTTGGCCATCTTCGCTTCGACGGTGGCGCGGGCCGGAGCAGCGCCTTTTGGCAACCACTGGTCCCACACCGCGTTCATCCCGGCGAAGTGCGCTTCGATGTTGTTCAAATAGATTGTCGCCGACAACAGATGCTGCTTGTCGGTCCCGGCCAGATCGAGCAAGCGCTCGATATTGGCGAGCACGTCGCGGGTCTGCTGTTCAATTCCGGCGTCGAAGTCGTCGCCGACCTGCCCGGCCAGATACACGGTGCCGTTGTGGCTGACGATCTGACTCATGCGCTCATTGGTGAGCTGGCGCTGGATTGACATGTTTTGCGGACTCCTGGGTCTGGTTGCCGTAACGGGAAATATCGAGGCCTTCGGCGCTGATCTGCGGCTTTTTCTTCGCCATCAGGTCGGCGAGCAAACGGCCGGAACCACAGGCCATGGTCCAGCCGAGCGTACCGTGACCGGTGTTGAGGAACAGATTCTTGAACGGCGTGGCGCCAACGATCGGCGTACCGTCCGGCGTGGTCGGGCGCAGGCCGGTCCAGAAACTCGCTTCGGCCAGATTGCCGCCCTGAGGATAAAGGTCGTTGACGATCATCTCCAGGGTTTCGCGCCGACGCGGGTTCAGCGATAGGTCAAAACCGGCGATCTCGGCCATGCCGCCGACGCGGATGCGGTTGTCGAAACGGGTGATCGCAACCTTGTAGGTCTCGTCGAGAATGGTCGACGTCGGCGCCATGGCAGGATCGGTGATCGGCACGGTCAGCGAATAGCCCTTGAGCGGATACACCGGAGCCTTGATGCCCAACGGCTTGAGCAACTGCGGCGAGTAGCTGCCGAGCGCCAGCACGTAGCGGTCAGCGGTTTCCAGCTTGCCGTCAATCCACACACCGTTGATGCGATCACCGGCGTAGTCGAGTTTCTGGATGTCCTGGCCGAAACGGAATTCCACACCGAGCTTGCGCGCCATTTCGGCGAGACGGGTGGTGAAGATCTGGCAGTCGCCGGTCTGGTCGTTGGGCAGACGCAGCGCGCCAGCGAGAATATCGGTCACGCCGGCCAGAGCCGGCTCGACGCGGGCGATGCCGGCGCGGTCGAGGACTTCAAACGGCACGCCGGACTCTTTCAGCACGGCGATGTCTTTGGCGGCGTTATCCAGTTGCGCCTGAGTACGGAACAACTGCGTCGTGCCGAGGCTGCGGCCTTCGTAGGCGATACCGGTTTCGGCGCGCAATTCATCGAGGCAGTCACGGCTGTACTCGGACAGACGCACCATGCGCTCCTTGTTCACCGCGTAACGGCTGGCGGTGCAGTTGCGCAGCATTTGCGCCATCCACAGGTATTGGTCGATATCGGCGGTGGCCTTGATCGCCAATGGCGCATGGCGTTGCAGCAGCCACGTGATGGCCTTGAGCGGCACGCCCGGCGCGGCCCACGGCGAGGCGTAACCCGGCGAGACCTGGCCGGCGTTGGCGAAACTGGTCTCCATGGCCGCAGCAGGCTGCCGGTCGACCACCACCACTTCGAACCCGGCACGCGCCAGATAGTAAGCACTGGCGGTACCGATGACGCCGCTACCCAAGACCATGACGCGCATTTTCAATCCCTCATCGCGGCTTTCCGCCGAACTGTTTGTTAGAGCAATGATGGGCGCAGTGTAAAAAGAAATGCCAGTGCTTTTCACTATATAAGCGCCTATATTTGGCGACAATTCTCGGTAAAAACCCTTTTCGCGGAGGCGCATCCCCTATGCGTACCAACACTCAGACCAAACGTGAGCTGGACAAGATCGACCGCAACATCCTGCGCATCCTCCAGGCGGACGGGCGGATTTCCTTCACTGAGCTCGGGGAAAAGGTCGGTCTCTCGACCACGCCGTGCACCGAGCGCGTGCGGCGCCTGGAGCGCGAAGGGATCATCATGGGCTACAACGCCCGGCTCAATCCGCAGCACTTGAAGGGTAGCCTGCTGGTGTTTGTCGAAATCAGCCTCGACTACAAATCCGGCGACACATTCGAAGAATTCAGACGCGCGGTGCTGAAGCTGCCGCATGTGCTGGAGTGTCATTTGGTGTCGGGGGATTTCGACTATCTGGTGAAGGCGCGGATTTCCGAGATGGCCTCGTACCGCAAACTGCTCGGCGACATTCTCTTGAAGCTGCCACATGTACGTGAATCGAAGAGCTATATCGTCATGGAAGAGGTGAAAGAAAGCCTGTGCCTGCCGATTCCGGACTGAAATCGGCGGCGTCCTTCGCGAGCAGGCTCGCTCCCACATTTGAAATGCAATCTCCTGTGGGAGCGAGCCTGCTCGCGAAGACGTCGACTCGGTCTGAACTGAACGCAACAGCTAAACCAACACCTGCCGATTCGCCGCCATGTACTGGAAAATCTGCTTCTCGACCCGCGGATGAATCAGCTCCACCGGCCGCCGCTCGTTCGGGCATGGCAGGCTATTGGTCGTACCAAACAGTCGACAGATCAGCGGCCGCTCTTCATACACAGTGCAACCATTCGGCCCCAGATGCACACAGTTGAGTTCTTCCAGCGCGGCATCCTGCTCGGCGCGGGTCTTGCGCGGCAGCCGGGCCATTTCCTCGGGCGAAGTGGTCACCGGCCCGCAGCAGTCGTGGCAGCCCGGCACGCAGTCGAACGTGGGAATCTGCTGACGCAGGGTGCGGATTTTCTGGCTGTTGCAGCTCATTGAAACGGTGACCAAAGTGGCGGGCTGATGATTGTGCCGCAAAAGCCCGGATCCAGACACCGCAGGCCGACCGATGTTGCCCACGTTCGGGCGTGCGGCTTATGCTCCGTCAAATTTTCTCGACACTCAGCCGTTGGATGATGCCCATGACCGCCCGCGCCCCGACCACCGCGAGCCAACCCCACGTTGCCTCTTATTACGCCGCCAGCAGCCTGCCGCAGCCTGACCATCCCGTGCTGCAAGGCGAGGTGGTGGCGGATGTCTGCGTGGTCGGCGGTGGCTTTTCCGGGCTGAATGCCGCGCTGGAACTCGCCGAACGCGGTTTCAGCGTGGTTTTGCTGGAAGCGCACCGGATCGGCTGGGGCGCCAGCGGTCGCAACGGCGGGCAGTTGATTCGCGGTGTCGGCCATGGCCTGGATCAGTTCGCCAACGTCATCGGTGCCGAAGGCGTGCGCGAGATGAAACTCATGGGCCTGGAAGCGGTGGAGATTGTCCGCCGGCGCGTCGAGCGTTTCGGCATTGCCTGCGACCTGACCTGGGGTTACTGCGACCTCGCCAACAAGCCTTCCGATCTCGACGGTTTTGCCGAAGACGCCGAAGAGTTGCGCGGCCTCGGTTACCGCTACGAAACCCGTCTGTTGCAGGCCAGTGAAATGCACACCGTGGTCGGTTCCAAACGCTATGTCGGCGGCTTGATCGACATGGGCTCCGGGCATCTGCATCCGCTGAATCTGGCGCTGGGCGAAGCGGCAGCGGCGCAGCAACTGGGCGTGCAGTTGTTCGAGCGTTCGGCCGTGACGTGCATCGATTACGGCCCCGAAGTGAAGGTACACACCGCGCAAGGCTCGGTGCGAGCGAAGACGCTGGTGTTGGGCTGCAATGCCTATCTCAATGACCTCAACCCGCAACTGACCGGCAAGGTCCTGCCCGCCGGCAGCTACATCATCGCCACCGAACCGCTCAGCGAAGAGCAGGCGCACAACCTGCTGCCGCAGAACATGGCGGTCTGCGACCAGCGGGTAGCGCTGGATTACTACCGGCTCTCGGCGGATCGACGTTTGCTGTTCGGCGGCGCGTGTCATTACTCGGGACGCGATCCGAAAGACATCGGCGCCTATATGCAGCCGAAGATGCTTGAAGTGTTCCCGCAACTGGCCGGGGTGAAAATTGATTATCAGTGGGGCGGAATGATCGGCATCGGTGCCAACCGCCTGCCGCAGATTGGCCGGCTCGCCGAGCAGCCGAACGTGTATTACGCCCAGGCGTATTCCGGGCATGGAGTGAATGCCACTCACCTGGCCGGCAAGCTGCTGGCCGAGGCGATCAGTGGGCAGCATGGCGGCGGCTTTGATCTGTTCGCCAGGGTGCCGCACATCACCTTTCCCGGCGGCAAGCACTTGCGCTCGCCGTTGTTGGCGTTGGGGATGTTGTGGCATCGGCTGAAAGAGTTGGTCTGACGAATCAGGATCGTTCCCACGCTCCGCCTGGGAATGCATCCAGTGACGCTCTGCGTCACAGCGGACGCAGAGCGTCCGGGCGGCGTTCCCACGCAGAGCGTGGGAACGATCTGTGTTATTCAGATCCGCCAAAACGGCTTCAACCCCTCCTCCCTTGCCTGCTCTCGCGTCAGCCCGACATCCCTGAGTTGCTCCGGTGTCAGGCCGAGCAACGCCTTGCGCGTTTGCAGACGATGCCAGAACAGGCCCCAGCGACTGAGGCCGGACGGTGCGTTACGCAGCAGATTACGCGCGCTGTCCTTCTGCCCTGCCGCCAGTTCCTGACTGTGTAACGTCAGCCGCACATCGCTCAAGCCGTTCATTTTCGTTGCTCCTGTTTACTTGGGTAGCCAGAGATTCCATGATGCGCGGGCGAGCAAAACCATTACAGACTCAAAGAAACTGTATTAACTCCATACAGATTTGCTGATTTGCCGACTGAATGATCGATTTTTTCCGCATCTGTACTGGTTTTCATCAATACACACCGAGACCACCATGACTCTGTATGTCAATCTCGCCGAATTGCTCGGCACCCGCATCGAACAAGGCTTCTATCGCCCCGGTGATCGCTTGCCGTCAGTGCGTGCCTTGAGTGTCGAGCACGGTGTCAGTCTGAGCACGGTGCAGCAGGCGTATCGCGTGCTTGAAGACAGCGGTCTGGCCACGCCGAAACCCAAGTCTGGCTACTTTGTGCCAGTCGGCCGCGAGTTGCCGGAGCTCCCCGCCGTAGGCCGCCCCGCGCAGCGGCCAGTCGAGATTTCGCAATGGGATCAAGTGCTGGAACTCATTCGCGCGGTACCGCGCAAGGATGTCGTGCAATTGGGCCGTGGCATGCCCGATGTCGGCTCACCCACCATGAAGCCGCTGCTGCGCGGACTGGCGCGAATCAGCCGCCGGCAGGACATGCCCGGTCTGTATTACGACAACATCCACGGCAACCTAGAACTGCGCGAACAGATCGCGCGTCTGATGCTTGATTCCGGCTGCCAGTTGAGCGCCAGCGAGCTGGTGATCACCACCGGTTGCCACGAAGCGCTGTCCACCAGCATCCACGCGATCTGCGAGCCGGGCGACATCGTCGCGGTGGACTCGCCAAGTTTCCACGGCGCCATGCAGACCCTCAAAGGCCTGGGCATGAAAGCTCTGGAAATCCCCACCGACCCGCTCACCGGGATCAGCCTCGACGCCCTTGAACTGGCGCTGGAACAGTGGCCGATCAAGGCCATTCAGCTCACGCCGAACTGCAACAACCCGCTCGGCTACGTCATGCCCGAATCGCGCAAACGCGCGCTGTTGACGTTGGCCCAGCGTTTCGACGTGGCGATCATCGAAGACGATGTGTACGGCGAACTGGCCTACACCTATCCGCGTCCGCGGACGATCAAATCCTTCGACGAAGACGGCCGCGTGCTGCTCTGCAGCTCGTTCTCCAAGACCCTGGCGCCGGGGCTGCGCATCGGCTGGGTGGCGCCGGGCCGATATCTCGAGCGGGTGTTGCACATGAAATACATCAGCACCGGATCCACCGCGCCGCAACCGCAGATCGCCATCGCCGAATTCATCAAGGCCGGCCATTTCGAGCCGCACTTGCGGCGCATGCGCATGCAGTACCAGCGCAATCGTGACGCGATGATCGACTGGGTGACGCGCTACTTTCCCGCCGGCACTCGCGCCAGTCGCCCGCAGGGCAGCTTCATGCTCTGGGTGGAACTGCCGGAGGGTTTCGACACCCTGAAACTGAATCGCGCGCTGCACGATCAAGGCGTACAGATTGCCGTCGGCAGCATCTTTTCCGCCTCGGGCAAATACCGCAATTGTCTGCGCATGAACTACGCTGCCAAACCAACAGCACAGATCGAAGAAGCGGTGCGCAAGGTCGGCGCCGCGGCGATCAAATTACTCGCTGAGACCGACTGACCTTTTTTGCGACCCTGGCGTCCAAAATGCCGACCTCAACCGCCAACCGGAACGATCCTACGTGAGCTTCAGACAGCCCCTACTCGCTTTACTGATACTCGCCTCGTTCCTCAGCGGCTGCGCCAGCCTCGATGTACCGCGCGAGCCGAGCCAGGCCTTGCCGGCGTCGGAATCCAGCTTCGGCCGTTCGATTCAGGCTCAGGCCGCGCCCTACAAAGGGCAGTCGGGGTTTCGTCTGCTCTCCGACAGTGGCGAGGCGTTTACCGCCCGGGCCGAGCTGATTCGTCATGCCCAGGTCAGCCTCGATTTGCAGTACTACATCGTCCATGACGGCATCAGCACGCGGATGCTGGTGGAAGAAGTGCTCAAAGCGGCCGACCGTGGCGTGCGCGTGCGCATCCTGCTCGACGACACCACCAGCGACGGCCTCGACCAGATCATCGCGACCCTGGCGGCGCATCCGCAGATCCAGATTCGTTTGTTCAATCCGTTGCACCTGGGTCGCAGCACCGGCGTAACACGCGCGGCCGGGCGACTGTTCAATCTGTCCGTGCAGCACCGGCGCATGCACAACAAACTGTGGCTGGCGGACAACAGCGCGGCCATCGTCGGCGGGCGCAATCTGGGCGATGAATATTTCGACGCCGAACCCAACCTGAATTTCACCGACATCGACATGCTCAGCATCGGCCCGGTCGCCGAGCAGCTCGGGCACAGTTTCGACCAGTACTGGAACAGCGCGCTGAGCAAGCCGATCGACGAATTCCTCTCCAGCCAACCGACCGCCGCCGACCTGCAAAACACCCGCACGCGCCTGGAAGAATCACTGGAAGAAACCCGCAAGCAGAACCACGCGCTGTATCAACAGTTGATGAAATTCACCACCGACCCGCGCATGGATATCTGGCGCAAAGAACTGATCTGGGCCTGGAACCAGGCGTTGTGGGATGCGCCGAGCAAGGTGCTGTCCAAGGGCGAACCCGATCCGCATCTGTTGCTGACCACACAACTGGCGCCGGAACTGACCGGTGTGAGCAAAGAGCTGATCATGATTTCCGCATACTTTGTGCCGGGCCAGCCGGGACTGGTCTACCTGACCGGGCGCGCCGATGCCGGGGTCTCCGTGAACCTGCTGACCAATTCACTGGAGGCCACTGACGTGCCGGCGGTGCACGGCGGTTACGCGCCCTATCGCAAGGCATTGCTTGAACACGGGGTGAAACTCTATGAACTGCGCCGCCAGCCTGGGGATAACTATGGCAGCGGGCCGCGGGTGTTCTACAGCAAGTCGTTTCGCGGTTCGGATTCGAGTTTGCACAGCAAGGCGATGATCTTCGACCGGCGCAAATCGTTTATCGGTTCGTTCAACTTCGACCCGCGCTCGGTGCTGTGGAACACCGAAGTCGGCGTCCTGGTCGATAGCCCGGAACTGGCCGAGCATGTGCGCGCACTGGCATTGCAAGGCATGGCGCCGACCTTGAGTTATCAGGCGAAACTCGAGGACGGCAAGGTCGTCTGGGTCACCGAGGACAACGGCCAGATGCACACTCTGACCAAGGAGCCGGGGAGCTGGTGGCGGCGCTTCAACTCGTGGTTCAGCACCAACGTTGGCCTGGAGCGGATGTTGTAAGTCCGTCTGTTGATGATCCCTTGTGGGATGCGCTCAGGCTGCTTCTGCTGTTGTGCCAAAGGCGCCTTGGCGCAACAACAAAAGCACCAGGCCAAACGCCCCAGCCGCCATCAACAGCGGCAACGCATGCCCGTTGATCCACTGACTGCCCGCCCCTGCCGCCAACGGCCCGACCAGACAACCGACACCCCACAACTGGGCAATATGCGCATTGGCGCGGACCAGCGCATCGTCACGGTAGCGCTCGCCAATCAGAATCAGTGACAAGGTAAACAAGCCGCCAGCACTGGCGCCGAACAGCACCCACAGCGGCCAGATCAGCAGCGTGTCGAGCAACATTGGAATGGCCAGACTCGACAGCATCAACACCACCGCGCATCCAGCGAACAGCGTGCGTCGCGACAGATAATCGGCCAATGCGCCGATCGGCAATTGCAGCAGCGCATCGCCGACCACCACGGTGCTGACCATTGCCAGCGCGATTTCGGCGGTGAACCCTTGTTGCAGGCAATACACCGGCAGCAGCGTCAGAATCATCGCCTCGAACGCGGCGAACAACGACACCGCCCAGGCAATCGCCGGCAGCTCTCGGGCAAAACCCCACA contains:
- the alr gene encoding alanine racemase; protein product: MRPARALIDLQALRHNYRIAREVTGAKALAVIKADAYGHGAVRCAQALEAEADGFAVACIEEALELRSAGIRAPVLLLEGFFEADELALIVEHDFWCVVHSLWQLEAIEQAALSKPITVWLKLDSGMHRVGLHPKDYPAAYQRLLASGKVAKIVLMSHFARADELHAQSSAEQVAVFEAARQGLAAEVSLRNSPAVLGWPEIQSDWVRPGIMLYGATPFEEANAVAERLQPVMTLESKVISVRELPAGEPIGYGARFITDKPMRIGVVAMGYADGYPRQAPTGTPVLVAGKSSRLLGRVSMDMLCIDLTDVAEAGLGSTVELWGKNILASDVAKWADTIPYQIFCNLKRVPRLYSEG
- a CDS encoding RidA family protein gives rise to the protein MSIQRQLTNERMSQIVSHNGTVYLAGQVGDDFDAGIEQQTRDVLANIERLLDLAGTDKQHLLSATIYLNNIEAHFAGMNAVWDQWLPKGAAPARATVEAKMAKPSILVEISIVAALP
- the dadA gene encoding D-amino acid dehydrogenase translates to MRVMVLGSGVIGTASAYYLARAGFEVVVVDRQPAAAMETSFANAGQVSPGYASPWAAPGVPLKAITWLLQRHAPLAIKATADIDQYLWMAQMLRNCTASRYAVNKERMVRLSEYSRDCLDELRAETGIAYEGRSLGTTQLFRTQAQLDNAAKDIAVLKESGVPFEVLDRAGIARVEPALAGVTDILAGALRLPNDQTGDCQIFTTRLAEMARKLGVEFRFGQDIQKLDYAGDRINGVWIDGKLETADRYVLALGSYSPQLLKPLGIKAPVYPLKGYSLTVPITDPAMAPTSTILDETYKVAITRFDNRIRVGGMAEIAGFDLSLNPRRRETLEMIVNDLYPQGGNLAEASFWTGLRPTTPDGTPIVGATPFKNLFLNTGHGTLGWTMACGSGRLLADLMAKKKPQISAEGLDISRYGNQTQESAKHVNPAPAHQ
- a CDS encoding Lrp/AsnC ligand binding domain-containing protein; this encodes MRTNTQTKRELDKIDRNILRILQADGRISFTELGEKVGLSTTPCTERVRRLEREGIIMGYNARLNPQHLKGSLLVFVEISLDYKSGDTFEEFRRAVLKLPHVLECHLVSGDFDYLVKARISEMASYRKLLGDILLKLPHVRESKSYIVMEEVKESLCLPIPD
- a CDS encoding YkgJ family cysteine cluster protein, with amino-acid sequence MSCNSQKIRTLRQQIPTFDCVPGCHDCCGPVTTSPEEMARLPRKTRAEQDAALEELNCVHLGPNGCTVYEERPLICRLFGTTNSLPCPNERRPVELIHPRVEKQIFQYMAANRQVLV
- a CDS encoding FAD-binding oxidoreductase — translated: MTARAPTTASQPHVASYYAASSLPQPDHPVLQGEVVADVCVVGGGFSGLNAALELAERGFSVVLLEAHRIGWGASGRNGGQLIRGVGHGLDQFANVIGAEGVREMKLMGLEAVEIVRRRVERFGIACDLTWGYCDLANKPSDLDGFAEDAEELRGLGYRYETRLLQASEMHTVVGSKRYVGGLIDMGSGHLHPLNLALGEAAAAQQLGVQLFERSAVTCIDYGPEVKVHTAQGSVRAKTLVLGCNAYLNDLNPQLTGKVLPAGSYIIATEPLSEEQAHNLLPQNMAVCDQRVALDYYRLSADRRLLFGGACHYSGRDPKDIGAYMQPKMLEVFPQLAGVKIDYQWGGMIGIGANRLPQIGRLAEQPNVYYAQAYSGHGVNATHLAGKLLAEAISGQHGGGFDLFARVPHITFPGGKHLRSPLLALGMLWHRLKELV
- a CDS encoding DUF1127 domain-containing protein, whose product is MNGLSDVRLTLHSQELAAGQKDSARNLLRNAPSGLSRWGLFWHRLQTRKALLGLTPEQLRDVGLTREQAREEGLKPFWRI
- a CDS encoding PLP-dependent aminotransferase family protein yields the protein MTLYVNLAELLGTRIEQGFYRPGDRLPSVRALSVEHGVSLSTVQQAYRVLEDSGLATPKPKSGYFVPVGRELPELPAVGRPAQRPVEISQWDQVLELIRAVPRKDVVQLGRGMPDVGSPTMKPLLRGLARISRRQDMPGLYYDNIHGNLELREQIARLMLDSGCQLSASELVITTGCHEALSTSIHAICEPGDIVAVDSPSFHGAMQTLKGLGMKALEIPTDPLTGISLDALELALEQWPIKAIQLTPNCNNPLGYVMPESRKRALLTLAQRFDVAIIEDDVYGELAYTYPRPRTIKSFDEDGRVLLCSSFSKTLAPGLRIGWVAPGRYLERVLHMKYISTGSTAPQPQIAIAEFIKAGHFEPHLRRMRMQYQRNRDAMIDWVTRYFPAGTRASRPQGSFMLWVELPEGFDTLKLNRALHDQGVQIAVGSIFSASGKYRNCLRMNYAAKPTAQIEEAVRKVGAAAIKLLAETD
- a CDS encoding phospholipase D family protein, which codes for MSFRQPLLALLILASFLSGCASLDVPREPSQALPASESSFGRSIQAQAAPYKGQSGFRLLSDSGEAFTARAELIRHAQVSLDLQYYIVHDGISTRMLVEEVLKAADRGVRVRILLDDTTSDGLDQIIATLAAHPQIQIRLFNPLHLGRSTGVTRAAGRLFNLSVQHRRMHNKLWLADNSAAIVGGRNLGDEYFDAEPNLNFTDIDMLSIGPVAEQLGHSFDQYWNSALSKPIDEFLSSQPTAADLQNTRTRLEESLEETRKQNHALYQQLMKFTTDPRMDIWRKELIWAWNQALWDAPSKVLSKGEPDPHLLLTTQLAPELTGVSKELIMISAYFVPGQPGLVYLTGRADAGVSVNLLTNSLEATDVPAVHGGYAPYRKALLEHGVKLYELRRQPGDNYGSGPRVFYSKSFRGSDSSLHSKAMIFDRRKSFIGSFNFDPRSVLWNTEVGVLVDSPELAEHVRALALQGMAPTLSYQAKLEDGKVVWVTEDNGQMHTLTKEPGSWWRRFNSWFSTNVGLERML
- a CDS encoding MFS transporter — encoded protein: MRWATYFAVLASVLSVGLALGVSMPLVSLRLEGWGYGSFAIGVMAAMPAIGVLLGAKISSHLAAYFGTANLMRLCLWAGALSIGLLALLPSYPIWLLLRLLIGVILTIVFILGESWINQLVVEQWRGRLVALYGSSYALSQLSGPLLLGALGTEHDYGFWVGVGLLTLSPFLLLGRSGAPSSEANSVTFGALWGFARELPAIAWAVSLFAAFEAMILTLLPVYCLQQGFTAEIALAMVSTVVVGDALLQLPIGALADYLSRRTLFAGCAVVLMLSSLAIPMLLDTLLIWPLWVLFGASAGGLFTLSLILIGERYRDDALVRANAHIAQLWGVGCLVGPLAAGAGSQWINGHALPLLMAAGAFGLVLLLLRQGAFGTTAEAA